The Aptenodytes patagonicus chromosome 25, bAptPat1.pri.cur, whole genome shotgun sequence genome window below encodes:
- the LRG1 gene encoding leucine-rich alpha-2-glycoprotein — translation MPAPCELPGKAVISQLAREPPTPPPPRGDSHRGDRTVPEEPRWPVGKASTMMPSGRILPPLLLLLLLPLGPAAPCSPQPNATHFICTEPTLSTFPSGLPTTTLAISVEFTALAALLPTALAGLPQLQELHLSSNRLTTLPEALLRPVSTLRVLDLTDNLLADLPAGIFTGTGHLQHLVLQGNLLQALQPAWFQHLPQLHWLNLAANALAEVPPAVFHPLHSLRSLDLSRNRLASLAPGALAGLRALQRLDLEGNRLGTLPPTTFVPVPALRFLFLQGNELRALPAGIFVPLRHLRVLDLAHNRLRALELPLRSPGPALDLDISGNPWVCECPLLALLRRAAPRLTTARDTLCASPMRYRGQEVAAVSQAGDTGCEPKGDGQRLPDP, via the exons ATGCCGGCACCCTGTGAGCTGCCAGGGAAGGCGGTGATTTCCCAACTGGCACGtgagccaccaacccccccccccccccggggtgacAGCCACCGAGGAGACAGGACGGTCCCCGAGGAGCCTCGCTGGCCggttgggaag GCCAGCACCATGATGCCATCGGGCCGAATCCTGccaccgctgctgctgctgctgctgctgccactcgGCCCCGCCGCGCCGTGCTCCCCCCAACCCAATGCCACCCATTTCATCTGCACGGAGCCCACCCTGAGCACCTTCCCCTCCGGGCTGCCCACCACCACCCTGGCCATCTCGGTGGAGTTCACGGCGCTGGCCGCCCTCCTCCCCACCGCCCTGGCcgggctgccccagctgcaggagctCCACCTCTCCTCCAACCGCCTTACAACCCTCCCCGAAGCCCTCCTGCGCCCCGTGTCCACCCTGCGCGTCCTCGACCTGACGGACAACCTCCTGGCCGACCTCCCCGCTGGCATCTTCACCGGCACCGGCCACCTCCAGCACTTGGTGCTGCAGGGGAACCTGCTGCAGGCGCTGCAGCCCGCCTGGTTCCAGCACCTTCCCCAGCTGCACTGGCTCAACCTGGCTGCCAACGCGTTGGCGGAGGTGCCGCCAGCCGTTTTCCACCCGCTGCATTCCCTGCGTAGCCTGGATCTGTCCCGCAACCGCCTGGCATCGCTGGCGCCGGGCGCGCTGGCCGGGCTGCGGGCGCTGCAGCGGCTCGACCTGGAGGGGAACCGGCTGGGCACGCTGCCGCCCACCACCTTCGTGcccgtgcctgccctgcgcttcctcttcctccagggtAACGAGCTGCGGGCACTGCCCGCCGGCATCTTCGTCCCCCTGCGTCATCTCCGCGTCCTCGACCTGGCACATAACCGGCTGCGGGCACTGGAGCTGCCCCTCCGGTCCCCCGGCCCCGCGTTGGACCTCGACATCTCGGGCAACCCCTGGGTCTGCGAGTGCCCGCTGCTGGCGCTGCTGCGGCGTGCGGCCCCACGGCTCACCACCGCCCGCGACACCCTCTGCGCCAGCCCCATGCGCTACCGGGGACAGGAGGTGGCTGCCGTGAGCCAGGCTGGGGACACGGGCTGTGAGCCCAAGGGGGACGGCCAGCGCCTGCCGGACCCCTAG
- the SEMA6B gene encoding semaphorin-6B has protein sequence MGPPSRVPFVLLLLLAAERTARGTFPEEPDPIAVAPEDYVKHYAVFVGHGTSRPAGPEGGGTQRLNIQRILKVNRTLFIGDRDNVYRVSLEPTGASEMRYHRKLTWRSNQHDISICRMKGKHEAECRNFVKVLLVRNESLLFVCGTNAFNPVCANYSMDTLEPIGDNISGMARCPYDPKHANVALFTGGMLFTATVTDFLAIDAVIYRSLGDSPTLRTVKHDSKWFKEPYFVHAVEWRSHVYFFFREIAMEFNYLEKVVVSRVARVCKNDMGGSQRVLEKQWTSFLKARLNCSVPGDSHFYFNVIQAVTDILELDGRPVVLAVFSTPANSIPGSAVCAFDMTQVAAVFEGRFREQKSPESIWTPVPEDMVPKPRPGCCASPGMRYNSSSTFPDEILNFVKTHPLMDEAVPSLGNAPWILRTMSRYQLRKIVVDNTAGPWGNHTVVFLGSSTGTVLKFLIQPNASTSPAPAPPGSQSIFLEEFETYHPGRCGRDTEDERRLLGLELDKAAGSLLLAFPPCVARVPVARCQQHSGCMKNCLGSRDPYCGWTPEGSCVFLEPSPRVAFEQDIAGGSTSHLGECEGLVTESFVDEPDGLVSVNLLVISSVAAFVIGAVISGFSVCWFIGHRDRKELARRKDKETILAHSESVVSVSRLGERRARGGQPGALLAPLMPNGWPKELGKVTQHDLDSGVLPTPEQTPLQQKRCPGALQNCTWEQSHNIINAALRDPGGSGTTAAGAGRLHAGSSRPARGIPLSCHAILVDQELEAELSDSSGDGHWGRDPQEGPRTRQHPPAGARRPPRSSYGDFTGTPHPSPDRRRVVSAPSGEGGDFTEGPPWHPEQLNFNANNGTSRPGAHLKRNHTFNSGEAPAGGYGRHGTAPRAPGAGPPRALTDLHHLLRYGVERTPSGK, from the exons atggggCCACCCTCCCGCGTCCCCTtcgtcctgctgctcctgctcgcGGCGGAGAGGACGGCCCGCGGCACCTTCCCCGAGGAGCCCGACCCCATCGCCGTGGCCCCCGAGGACT acGTGAAGCACTACGCCGTCTTCGTGGGCCACGGGACGAGCCGCCCGGCCGGCCCTGAGGGTGGGGGGACCCAGCGCCTCAACATCCAGCGCATCCTCAAGGTCAACCGGACCCTCTTCATCGGGGACAG ggacaaCGTCTACCGCGTGAGCCTGGAGCCCACCGGTGCCAGCGAGATGCGCTACCACCGG aaGCTGACGTGGCGCTCGAACCAGCACGACATCAGCATCTGCCGGATGAAGGGGAAACACGAG GCAGAGTGCCGTAACTTCGTCAAGGTGCTGCTGGTGCGGAATGAGAGCCTGCTCTTCGTCTGCGGCACCAACGCCTTCAACCCCGTCTGTGCCAACTACAGC ATGGACACGCTGGAGCCCATCGGGGACAACATCAGCGGCATGGCCCGGTGTCCCTACGACCCCAAGCACGCCAACGTGGCCCTCTTCACAG GGGGGATGCTCTTCACCGCCACGGTGACGGATTTCCTGGCCATTGACGCCGTCATCTACCGCAGCCTGGGGGACAGCCCGACCCTCCGCACCGTCAAACACGACTCCAAATGGTTCAAAG AGCCCTACTTCGTGCACGCCGTGGAATGGAGGAGCCACGTCTACTTCTTCTTCCGGGAGATCGCCATGGAGTTCAACTATCTGGAGAAG GTGGTGGTGTCCCGGGTGGCCCGGGTGTGCAAGAACGACATGGGGGGCTCGCAGCGGGTGCTGGAGAAGCAGTGGACCTCCTTCCTCAAGGCCCGGCTCAACTGCTCCGTGCCGGGCGACTCGCACTTCTACTTCAACGTTATCCAAGCCGTGACGGACATCCTGGAGCTGGACGGGCGCCCCGTGGTGCTGGCCGTCTTCTCCACGCCTGCCAACAG CATCCCCGGCTCGGCCGTCTGCGCCTTCGACATGACCCAAGTGGCCGCCGTCTTCGAGGGACGTTTCCGGGAACAGAAATCACCCGAATCCATCTGGACACCCGTGCCTGAGGACATGGTGCCAAAGCCCCG GCCCGGGTGCTGCGCGTCCCCGGGGATGCGCTACAACTCCTCCAGCACCTTCCCCGATGAGATCCTCAACTTTGTCAAGACGCACCCGCTGATGGACGAGGCGGTGCCATCCCTGGGCAACGCACCCTGGATCCTCCGCACCATGAGTCG GTACCAGCTCCGCAAGATTGTGgtggacaacacagcagggccgTGGGGCAACCACACCGTGGTCTTCCTGGGCTCCAGCACGGGCACCGTACTCAAGTTCCTCATCCAGCCCAACGCCAGCaccagccccgcgcccgccccccccggcagccAGAGCATCTTCCTGGAGGAGTTTGAGACCTACCACCCCgggag GTGTGGCCGGGACACGGAGGACGAGCGGCGgctcctggggctggagctggacaAGGCAGCGGGGTCCCTGCTGCTGGCCTTCCCCCCGTGCGTGGCCAGGGTGCCCGTGGCTCGCTGCCAGCAGCACTCGGGCTGCATGAA gaaTTGCCTCGGGAGCCGGGATCCCTACTGCGGCTGGACGCCCGAGGGCTCCTGCGTCTTCCTGGAGCCCAGCCCCAG ggtggcCTTCGAGCAGGACATCGCCGGCGGCAGCACGTCCCACCTGGGCGAGTGCGAGG GGCTGGTGACGGAGAGCTTCGTGGACGAGCCGGACGGGCTGGTATCGGTGAACCTGTTGGTGATCTCCTCCGTAGCCGCCTTTGTCATCGGCGCCGTCATCTCCGGCTTCAGCGTCTGCTGGTTCATCGGCCACCGGGACCGCAAGGAGCTGGCACGCCGCAAGGACAAGGAGACCATCCTGGCGCACAGCGAGTCGGTGGTGAGCGTCAGCCGGCTGGGTGAGCGGCGGGCGCGCGGCGGGCAACCCGGCGCCTTGCTGGCCCCGCTCATGCCCAACGGTTGGCCCAAGGAGTTGGGGAAGGTCACCCAACACGACCTGGACTCGGGGGTCCTGCCCACGCCGGAGCAGACCCCGTTGCAGCAGAAACGCTGCCCCGGCGCCCTCCAAAACTGCACCTGGGAGCAGAGCCACAACATCATCAACGCCGCTTTGCGGGACCCCGGTGGATCTGGCACTACCGCTGCCGGCGCCGGCCGGCTGCACGCCGGCTCCAGCCGCCCGGCTCGCGGCATCCCCCTCTCCTGCCACGCCATCCTGGTGGACCAGGAGCTGGAGGCCGAACTCAGCGACTCCTCGGGTGACGGGCATTGGGGTCGGGACCCCCAGGAGGGTCCCCGCACCCGGCAGCACCCACccgccggcgcccgccgcccgccccgcagctCCTACGGTGACTTCACCGGCACGCCGCACCCCAGCCCCGATCGCCGACGGGTGGTTTCGGCAcccagcggggaggggggagactTTACCGAGGGGCCaccctggcaccccgagcagctGAACTTCAACGCCAACAACGGCACGAGCCGCCCCGGCGCCCACCTCAAGAGGAATCACACGTTCAACAGCGGCGAGGCGCCGGCGGGCGGTTACGggcggcacggcacagcacccCGGGCACCCGGCGCCGGGCCCCCGCGGGCGCTGACGGACCTGCACCACCTCCTGCGCTACGGCGTGGAGCGGACTCCCTCGGGAAAATAG